The nucleotide sequence GCCGAATGCGGGAACATATACCCAGACCAATCCAGTGACATCGACACAAACCATCGCTATCTCCGTTATTGGTGTGCCTGATGCACCGTTGGTAACCATTGTGGGTGGTCAAACGTGGGTGGAAAATAATTTGGATGAGCATAATGGGGGCATTAATAGTGCTGCTGCCAATGGTGATCCAAATGTGATTGATCTGAGCAACTTTATTACAGCTGCGACGGTCGGCGAAACAAACCCATTGAATCCGTCAGTCAATTCAGAAACATTGACGCTGCGTATTACCAATTTACCTGAAGGCTTTAGTTTAGTAGATGCAGCAACAGGCAATCCAATCACCACCTTGGGTGGTTCAGGCGATGCGCGTGTTTGGGTGCTGACTCCAGCACAGATTGTGACCACACAAATCAAAACACCTGTGAACTTTAGTGGTACGGAAAACTTTACCGTAGAACCTGTGGTCACAGAAAACGATGGTAGAGCCACCAAGTTTGGCCCACCGCAATTCGCTGAATTCCATGTCACGCCATCACCAGAAGCTACGTTGAATCTGCAATCTGATGTCTGGGAAGATGAAATCGGTGGAAATATAGGTCGGATTGACCTGTCGACAGTCATTCAAAATGGCGATAACGTCAATGAACAAATCTATGCGGTACGCATCTTAGAATCAGATGTTACGGCTCGAAATCTGATTTTGTATAGCGATGCGGGTGGAATGAACGCACTGATGGCAGTAGGTGGTTACTACTATATCGCCTATGCGAACTTGGGTAGTTTATATGTGCGTAGTCCTGCTAACTATAGCGGAGACATTAATCTCAATATGGATTATATCGTCCGTGATACTTCCAGCGACGGTACAACAGGACCGACTTACACAGGCCCTACCACGGCAGGTGTCACCACTGTGCCTCCAATCCTAGGCTCAGACTGGGTCGCAGGTAATTTCAATAGCATTACCCACACGCTACATTTCCGTCCAGTCACTGATACCGTTGAGTTTGTCGATGATACACCTCCCATCACTGGCACTGGGGGAACGGCTTATTTTGACGCTCACGCTGGTCACTCTGGCTATGAATTAGACTTAGCCATCAGTAATACCGTCACTGTTCATTTGGATATTACCAAAGCCATTGATACCGATTCACATGATGCGTTAAACACCAGCGGTTCCAATGAACGTGACCATGACTATGCAGGTGGTGCAGGTGAGCATATTACGCGTATTGTGATTGCTGGTGTGCCTGATGGCGTAACGGTAAATGGCGCAACTTTCCTAGGCGGTGGTCAATGGCAGATCAGTGCGACAGATGGCTTTACAGGTGTGATAAGCAAAGACGTGACGTTTACTGTGAATAGACCGATTCTTGATGTGGATGGTCGGGACATTTACATGACTGTGTATACACAGGATAAGAATGCAGTGGAGTCCAATCCAGATGTCAGCACAGGTATCGCTACTGACACAGTGACTGTGAATATCCGCACGGTGACTGGTGGCGGTACCACAGTGATATTGCCAACCCTTGATTTAAGTCCGCTTAATCCAACAGTATTGGAAGATGATTACAATGACGCTGATGGTGATGGAGCTGGTTTCGCTCTGTCTAAAGCAGTGCAACTTGAGTCTGTCACCTTTGACCAAGGAGCGAGTAGCCCAGCCAGCTACGACCTGACCGTGACCATACGCACTTATCCAGGGGATGACACTACATTCACAGGTGCAGGCATTAGTGGTCCAATTACAGTGATTGAAAATGCAGGTACGCCACAAGAACAGGTCGTGACCTTGTGGATTGTGACGACAACTGTCACTGATGCCAATGCACAGTCGACATTGCAAGGTATCTTGGACGACATCAGAGTGCATACCGCAGAACATGCGAATGGTAACATCAATAATCTGAATAGCACTGTACCTATCGATGTTTCTGCGGTGTTCAATAGCAGTGGTGTCGGGCGTGGTGATCGTGTTGGTGGTGCTACGGATTATGATAATGATAATCCTGTTGATGTAGCGGGTGCTGATGATGATGCAGGCATTGTGATCATCACGCCTGTGACTGACCCAGCTACCTTGACCGTTACTCAAACAGCGACCACCAATGAGGGCGGTACTATCCCAATCAGTATCACTGTATCGAATGAAGCCGATGAAGCAGGTGACTGGGATATTGTAGATGGCACTGTCTACTTCCAATTGAGTGCTGGTACAAGTGCGGTGATTGCTGGTGAGTTGCAATATACCAATGGTACGCCTTTATCTACGGTTACTGACCCTGCTGGCCTACCATCTGGCACGTATTACTACATTACAGGTGCTACGCCAGATACATTGGTCAATCTGCAATATGTGATTGATGATGCTGCTGAATATGAAAGCGGTAGCTTTAACCTGAAGGCGTGGACGATTAACCAAGAGAATGGCAGTAATTTAGAGTTACTCTCTGATGGTACGACGACGCTGACGGTGAACAAGGTGAATACCCCACCAGACATTAGCATCGTGGCGACTAATAATGAACATGATGGTTCAGGTGCGATGGCAGTTGGTAGTATTCAGTTGGCAATCACCAAAACCTTAATGCCTGCGGATGTGAATGAAAATCTATATTCTGCATTGATTCAGAATTTGCCAAATGGTTTCTTGGTGTACTACGGGGCAAATCAGAATTCGGCAACCTTGGCAACTAATGCAGGTGATGGTACGTGGTTAATTCCTGTTTCTGGCAATGATTTACCGCCGTACATCAGCATTAAGCCACCTGCGTACTGGAGTGGAACATTGAGTAGTGTCAAGTTCTCGCTTGTGAGTGGTGAAGCGAGTTTACCAGCCAATGTCACAGATTTCCCATTTAACCTTATCGTGACACCAGTTGCGGATGGTATCTTCGCGCTTGCGCCAACTTATAGCTTCAGTAACGTTGGCAAACCAGTGTCCCTCAACTTGAATATAGGGATGGAAGACCCTGCATTGATTGTGGTTGGTGCGCCTGATGGCAATCGTGAGTTGACACGGTTGATATTTACTGGCATTCAAGATGGGGCTAATGCGGTATTCCTCGCCAACAATGCCATGATTAATCCATCACGGATTACTTACAATGCAGGTACGCATACCATTGAGGGCTTGACCCAATCAGAGCTGGATACACTGCAAATCTTGCACACGCCAACATCTGGACTTGATCCGATTACTGTTAATGCACAAACTTATGAAGTGGATGTAGATACAGGTGCGATTATTGATACCAGTGGTTTGTTTGGTGTGCAGAACTTTAATCTGAATGTGATAGGCACTACTGCAATAATTACAGATACCAGTTCTGGTTCGCCAGCCACTCCGACAGCAGGTAATGATGACCTCACAGGTTCAAGCAGCAATGACTATATCAATGCTGATGCAGGTAATGACATCATTTTTGGTGCTGACGGTGAGGATAGTCTAGTCGGTGGTTTAGGCAATGACGAGCTGCATGGTGGCAATGACAAAGACATTCTGTTGGGTGGTGCTGGTAATGACTATCTGTATGGTGATGCTGCTAATGACATTCTGCATGGTGGCATAGGCAATGACCTTCTGTTTGGTGGCACAGGCGCAGACTTGTTTGTCTGGGGTACAGGTGATAATGACAATAGTACAGATGTCATCAAAGACTTTGTTCAAGCTGATGATGTGGTTGATGTGAGTGGGTTGCTGGATCAACTGGGTTGGGATGGTGAGGCAGGTACTCTGTCCAATTATATTGATTTCACATCAGGTACAGACACAAACTTAGTAGTCGGCAATGGTGCGAATACTGTCACGATTGTGATTGAAAACAATACATGGGCTAGCCTCAATGACATGATTACTAATAATCAACTGATTGTTTAACGAACTGAAAAGGGTTTGATCTGATTAATGGCTGAACGTTCTTTGTGGTTTAGTTCAGTGATTAATCAGGCAGCCGATCAGCGAGTAAACAAAAAGAGGAAACGAATTTTGTCATCACTGGACGGTTGCCAAGATCAAAAAAATTGACAACGGCTTGTTCATTTAAAAGCAACAAGCCAAATAGGTAATAATTACGAAGTAAAATACAGGGGAAACATGTGATTAAACGTAACGCTTCTGCGCTCAATAAAATAACCGTACTGGCTGGTTTATTCAGTGCGGTTATGTTGAATACTGCCTCGGCAGCCGATTTGACTTCGGTGACCAAAACTGCGATTGAAAATAATCCAGAAGTACAAACTCAATGGTTTAGCTTCCTTGAAGCAACAGCAAATCAAAAACAAGCACGTGCTGGCTATTTACCATCGTTAGATTTGAACGCAGCCTATGGCAAAGGCAATCGTGAATTCGATGGCGATCGTGGTTGGTTCAATCAAGGTCAGGCAGAAATTGCGTTAACGCAAGTGTTGTTCGATGGTTTTCGTATTAAAAGCAAAGTTGAACAAGGCGATTATGCTGCGTTAAAACGTTATTATGACTTGAATGCAGGTATTGAACAAAAAGCACTTGAAGCGACTCAAGCGTATTTAGATGTACAGCGTTATCGTGAATTGGTTAGATTTGCAGAAGGAAATTTTGCCAATCACCAGCGCGTTTATAATCAAGTATTACAACGGACCAACCAAGGTGTAGGCAATAAAGCAGATTTGTCACAAATTTCAGGTCGTTTATCGCTTGCTCAAACCAACTTGATGACAGAACAAGCCAATTTAAATGATGTATCTGCACGTTTTGCACGAATTGTTGGGGTTGAGCCAAGTAATAATCTTTCGCCAGTAAGTATTAATGCAGCACTTCCGAACAGTGCACAAGAAGTGATTGCTTCTGCTTATAACAATAACAACAGCCTAAAAGCGGCGTTAAGCGAAATGCAATATGCACGTGCGAGTGCGCAAGAGTTTAAAGCCAATATGTACCCAAAACTTTCATTTGTGGCGCGTACAGGTTTATATCAAAACCGTAACAGTTTTGATGAGCGTAGCAATCCCGATAATGATAAATATGGGCAAGATAGCGCAGTTGAGTTAAGACTCAATTATAATATATTTAATGGTTTTGCTGATAGAGCAGCCATGAATGCTGCCAATGCACGTGTTTTACAATCCGATGATTTGAAAAACAAAGCATGTGTCGATATTCGCCAAACTTCAGCCGTGGCTTATAACAATGTCAATAACTATAGCAACCAGTTGCAATGGTTACAGCGTCATCGTGATGAATCTGCATCCGTTGTAAAAGCTTATAATGATCAGTTTGATATTGGTCGTCGTACTTTGCTTGATGTACTTGATTCAGAAAATGAAGCCTTTCAGGCCAATCGTGCTTATGTCAGTGCGCAATATGATTTGAAAATTGCACAATTCCAAACACTGTATAGCATGGGTCAATTATTGCCTGCGCTCGGTATTCAACGTGATAATTTACCAGAAGTATCAGAAGTAAGTAAACGTGAACTGAATGCAGCAAATGTATGTACAGCGGCAAATGCACAAGCTGAATAATTTTTTAATCAGTTAAAATAAAATAGGGTGCTGTTGCACCCTGTTTTTATAGATGCTCCAACTCTTTTGGGTAAGGTGAATTTACAATTATTCTATTAACTCAATGATATAACTCTGAGTTTAGGAATAATGAACCTTTTATGCTTGTTTGATTCATGGTGAATAAGTGACAACACAAATATTTGATCCTTTAGCTTTATGCCTGATTCGGGTGGCTAAAGATTATGAAATTAGTATTACACAAGAAGGTTTATTATCAGGTTTGCCTTTACCCAATGGAAAGCTAATACCTCAGTTTTTTTCACGTGCAGCTGATCGGGTAAGTTTGACAAGTAATATGGTACAGCAGAATCTGGATCAACTGAACCATTTTGTTTTTCCTGCCATTTTAATATTGAATAATAATACAGCTTGTGTTTTATATCGTTTTGATACAGAAAGACAGACTGCAACAGTATATTTTCCTGAAATGTTGGACACTGTGACAGAAGTGCCAATTGTCCAGTTACAAGAAAAATATCTGGGTTCAGTGATTTATTTACAACAACGTCAATTTGTGGCGGATAACAAGGTTAAGCTGGAAAAGACAAATCAGCATTGGTTCTGGAGCGTAATTCGACAGCACCGTTCCATGTACAAAGATATTTTATTAGCAGCCCTGTTCGTCAATATCTTTGCTTTGTGTGCACCTTTTTTCGTAATGAATGTTTATGATCGTGTTGTTCCCAACCATGCTACAGATACCCTATGGGTACTCGCCTTTGGAATCATGATTATTATTACGGCTGACTTTATTTTAAAACTGGTCCGTAGTTATTTTGTTGATTTGGCTGCAACCCGTGCTGATAACAAGCTATCTGCCTATATTATGGAAAAAGTATTAGGTCGGCGTATGGAACAGAATAATATGTCTGTTGGTATGATGGCCTCCAATATTCAGTCCTATGAGGCAATTCGTTCTTTTACCAGTTCTATGACTGTGGTATCACTGATTGACTTGCCATTTTTTGTTCTATTCTTAGCTGTTATCTGTATTATTTCATGGGTTTTCGTTATTCCTTTAGTCATCGCTGCAATCATTATTTTACTCTATGCATTATCAGTTCATATTAGTTTAAAAAAATTATCTGATGCGATGTCAGAAGCTTCTCAACAGCGTCAGGGATTATTGATAGAAACCTTAAATAATCAGGAAACGATTAAAAGTTTTAATGCTGCTGGACGAATGCAAACTTTATGGGAAAAAGCCACTCGTTTTACCGTACAGTATTCTTCTAAATTACGTTTTATTGGTGGCACTGTTGGTAATTTTGCTGGATGGGTACAACAAACAGCAGGCGTTGTAATTATCCTGGTTGGAGTTTATCTTATTGTAGATGGAAAGTTGACCCAAGGTGCACTGATTGCCTGTTATTTATTATCAACTCGTGCCTTGGCTCCAATTGCACAAATTGCAGGTTTATTAACCCAATATTATCAGGCATCCAGTGCCTTAAATATGCTGAATCAAACTGTTGACGCTGAACAGGAACGAGAGAATCTAAAAGGTTGGGTGAGTCATCCACATCTTATAGGACATATCGAATTTAAAAATGTCAGCTTATGTTATCCAAATGAATCACATTCTGCTTTAAATAATATCTCTTTCTCTATTCGAGCAGGAGAAAAAGTGGCGATTCTAGGAAAAGTAGGCTCAGGTAAAAGCTCAATTGAAAAGATACTATTGTCGCTCTATAAGCCGACTGAAGGGTCAGTATTTATTGATCAAACCAATATTAGTCAGATTGATCCAGCAGAATTACGTAGCCAGATTGGTTATATTCCCCAGGACATACAATTGCTGAACGGTACAGTATTATCAAATATTGTCTTAGGTAATCCACATGCTAGCCGTGTTGCTTTGGAACAAAGTTTGGTTGTTTCTGGTTTAAGCCAGATTCTAAAAGCACATGAAGATGGTTTGTCATTACAAGTGGGTGAGGGTGGTCATAAATTATCTGGCGGACAGCGGCAGGCGGTTGCCGTGGCACGTGCAATTGCCCAGAATGCTAAAATTTTGGTTTTTGATGAACCGACCAGTGCGATGGATACTCCCCTTGAGAATCATGTGATTCATCATCTAAAACATTATATGACAGCTCAACATACTTTAATTTTGGTCACACATAAACCTGCATTACTTACATTGGTTGATCGAATTATTATTTTAGAAGATGGAAAGATTATTGCTGATGGTGATAAGGAAAGTGTAATGAAAGCCATGTTTCCCCAACAAGCTAAAGTTGCAGGAGCTGTATCATGAGCACAGAACACAATAAAACCCAAAGAGAGAAGATGTTTGGGGGCGTAGGTAAAAGTATTGAACAATCAGAAAAAGTTCTGAGTCCAGTGCTAGGGCGTTTAAATTTATTTAAAAAATATCAACCTGCTGATACAAATGACTGGAAAAGTCAGGTACAAGAAGTAACTCAATCACAAAAGCCAATTCAGGCAAGAGTCATTCTTTATGTGATTGTAGTGTTGTTTATCTGTTTAATTATTTGGGCAGGTTTTGCTAAAGTCGATGAAATTACTCGTGGTGAAGGAAAAGTGATTCCATCTCAACAGATGCAAGTGATTCAATCGGTTGATGGTGGCGTGGTTGAAAAGGTGTATGTGCAGGAAGGTGAGCACGTCAAAAAAGGCGATCTATTGATTCGTATTGACCCGACACGGTTCACCTCAAATTTGAATGAAGTTAATGCCAAGATTTTTGCCTTGCAAACCAAAGTTAGACGTTTAAGTGCACAATTAAATGGCTCGGGCTATACCTCAGGCAGTGTCCCTGCGGGGGTTTCACCTGATGCAGCTGCAAACATTATGGCGCAAGAAAGCCAGTATTATGCGGAAAGTTTGCGCGAACTGAGCCAAAGAACGATGACCAATCAAGGTACGGTTTCGACTCGTCAACAGGAATCGCAACGTGCTCAAGCTGCACTCGGACAAGCTGAAAGAGCCTATCAACTTGCAGTGCGTGAACTCAATACCACACGACCTTTGTTAAAGACTGGTGCGGTGTCGGAAATGGATATTTTGCGCCTTGAACGTGACGTATCGAATGCCGATGGTGAACGTAAGCAGGCGGCAGCGAATTTAAGAGCTACGCAGGCATCTATTGGGGAAGCGCAATCACGCACTTCTGAGGCTGCGGTGAGTTTAAAAAATCAATGGCGCAATGAACTGGCAGAAGCGCAAGCTCAGCTAGTGAGTTTAAAAGAAAGTATTTCAGGCGTAGCAGACCGAGTGAAAACCACCGATATTCGTTCACCGACCAATGGTATCGTGCAGAAAATTTTCTTTAATACCATTGGTGGGGTTGTGAAACCAAGCGATCAAGTCGCGGAAATAGTACCTTTAGATGGACAATTGATTGTTGAAGCAAAAGTGTCTCCGAAAGATATTGCTTTTGTACGACCAGATTTGCCTGCGGTGATTAAATTTACGGCCTATGATTTTTCAATCTATGGCGGAATGAATGCGAAAGTAAAACATATTAGCCCAGACACATTTACCGATGAAAAAGGCAATATGTTTTATATCGTCCGTGCAGTGACTGATAAACCAACGTTTGGTAAAGGATTATCCGTGATTCCCGGCATGACCGTTCAATTGGATATTATGACAGGGAAGAAAACTATTCTTTCTTATCTGCTTAAACCAATTCTTAAAGCGAAAAATAATGCCTTAACCGAACGTTAAGTCGAATAAAAACCGAAATCTCTTAAAATCCCTCTTTTGAAAAGAGGGATTTTTGATTTATAAAGTAAATTTTAAACGCGCGAAATTTACATTTTATTGAAGCAGATAAAAAATCTAAATTCATTTTTAGTTTTTTCCAGTGCCAAAATGTTGCACCCAATACGTTCGATGAGTTACATCATTTCGAACGCAGGTAATCGCATAATCTTTAAATTGGGGTTTCATTAAGTTATCGCAATGTCCAGGACTGAGCGCCAGCCAATTTTCTAAAACTTGTTTTAGGTTGCTTTGACCTGTTGCTAAATTTTCCCCACCACCACCTTTGTATCCTGTTTTTTTAATACGAGCTCTCAGATTTTCACCACTTCGACCGACATGACTTAAAATCTGACGTTGCGAAATATCCAGCGCATGTGCAGTTGAACTTGTTTGTAATTGATTATTCCATTTTAGCGAGTGGGTAGCCGAGTAAGCTATTTTTCCACATTGTTGCGGTTGATGCCGAATCACGTTAATGGCATTTAAAACGGCTTGCTGATATTGTGGATTTTTAATGTCATCACAAGAGATTTTGTCAAAAGAGGCTAAAGTCTGTTGAGGATTTTTTTGAGTGGGTATCGTTGTTGATTTTGCAATGGTTTTATTTGATTGATGCTGCAAAGGCTGTTGTGGTTGTGAATTTGAACATCCATGTAGTAAAAAGTATAGACTGCATATAAAAGAATGATAAGCAATATTTTTCATAGTGCACCTCTAGCAAATTTTTTTATTCATCAGATGTATTAGTTCAGACTTGATCGGACATAACTCTTGAAAAAGAGAAAGTTACCCATTTTGATAAAGGTGTCGAAATCTTAATCAAACAAAGGTAACTTTCTTATGTTGCATACTAACAATCAAATCATCAAACACAAAGTAGGCTTACTCAATTTAGCTGAAGAGCTTCAAAATGTTTCTAGAGCATGCAAAGTGATGGGTGTCTCTAGAGATACTTTTCATCGCTATCAGGAGCTAGTACAGTCTGGGGACATGGATGCATTGATCAATAAATCCCGTCGAGTACCTAATCTAAAAAATCGTGTAGATGATGCTACAGAACTAGCAGTCATTGATTTCGCAACTCAGTATCCAGCTTATGGGCAGCATCGTACTAGTAACGAATTACGCAAGAAGGGTGTATTTGTTTCAGGTAGCGGTGTTCGCTCTATTTGGTTACGCTATGATTTAGAGAACTTTAAGAAGCGTTTGAAAGCACTCGCAGCTAAAGTGGCACAGGATGGTATCGAATTAAATGATCATCAGATTGCTGCTGTTAGCGACAGTGTAAAAATGACCCCCTAACGGCATTTAAAAACTGACCCCCTTGGTTAATATAGCGGTCATTTTGGACTGCTCAACATGTTAACTTTGGAGCAAGCAGTGACAATCCAAATACTTCATCAACAAGGTAAATCTATTAAAGCCATTAGTCGTGAACTGGGGGTGTCCAGAAATACCGTACGTAAATATTTACGGCAAAACACCACACCTCAGTATCAGCGTATACAGCCTAGAATAAGTATCCTTGACCCATATAAACCCTATTTACTCCAACGTGTAAACGCAGCTCATCCTGAATGGATTCCTGCTGTTGTGCTCTACCAGGAAATTTTAAGGTTGGGATATCCAGGAAAGATCAGGATCTTGAGGGAATATCTTGCAACATTAAAACCAGTTGCTAAACCAGAACCGATCATTCGTTTTGAAACCCAACCTGGCCAACAAATGCAGGTAGATTTCACGACAATTCGACGCAACAACACGACTTTAAAAGCCTTTGTCGCAACATTAGGGTATTCCAGAGCGACTTTCGTGAAATTTTATGATCATGAACGTACGGATGCATGGATCGATGGTCTAGAAAATGCATTTCAGTTCTTTGCAGTAGTACCTCAAGAAATCCTGTTTAATAACGCTAAAACGATCATGATTGAACGGGATGCCTATCAGGAGGGGCAGCATAAATGGAACCCCAAACTGCTCGACTGTGCCAAGAAGTACAGCTTTCGTCCTCGCGTATGTAAGCCCTACCGCGCACAGACCAAAGGCAAAGTTGAACGCTTTAATGGATACCTCAAATCAAGCTTTATTGTGCCATTGAAAGCAAGCCTGAAGACTTCGGGTTTACTGTTAGATGTTGATGTCGCCAATGCCCACATTGGCCGGTGGCTGCATGAAACCGCCAATCAGCGGATTCATGCCACCACGCAAGAAAAACCGGCTGTTCGACTGCAACAGGAGCAGCAAAAATTTACGCCATTACCGCAATCAGATACAGGTTCTAGCACTGTACCTGTTGCAGCAGCACAGCATGTCATGCCCTACGAGAGTTTGCAGCATCCCTTATCGGTATATGACCAGTTGCTAGGAGTTTCCTGATGAATCTGCAATACGACCGTATAGAGCAACTTTGCCAAAAGCTCAATCTGCCTGCCATCGCATCACAATGGTCACATCATGCACAACAAACATTAGGTCAAGATGGAAGTTATGCCGACTTTGTTGAAGCGATCTTGACGCATGAATATGCTGCCAGGCAACAGCGCAGCCAGCAGGTCCTGATGAAACTCTCAGGCCTGCCTCAAATGAAAACACTGGAAGGTTACGATTTTAATTATGCACTAGGTGCTCCAAAATCACAGGTGGTCGAGTTGTTCAACTTGAGCTTTATCTCGAGAGCAGAAAATGTGGTGTTTCTTAGTGCTAGTGATGTAGGGAAAACGCATTTATCCATGGCATTAGACTATAAGGCCATCATAAACAATGTCAAAACCAAGTTTATTACCGCCGCCGATCTCATGCTGCAACTCAGTACAGCCTATCAGCAAGGTAAATTGAAAACCTATATGCAACGGGTGATACTCGCCCCGAAATTACTGATAATCGATGAAATTGGTTATTTACCGTTTGGACGTGAAGAAGCGAATCTGTTCTTTAACGTGATTACCAAGCGTTATGAAAAAGGCAGTCCAATATTGACGAGTAACTTACCCTTTAGCCAATGGTCTAAGTCGTTTGCGGATGATGTTAGGTTGACCGCTGCGATGTTAGATCGGCTATTACATCACTGTCATGTGGTACAAATATCGGGTGAGAGTTATCGTTTGAAGGATAAAAAAAGAATTGGGATTCAGCCCCAGGTTGAAACTTAATACGAGATCAAAGGGGTCAATTTTACTTTGCCATTTGTAAGGTAAAAGGGGTCAATTTTAGAATGCCGTTGACAAATACACAAGTTTTACAGGTGAAACCAAATGAGTGAACAACAACTAACATTTAAAGAAGGCTATGACATCTTAAAGAAGAATGCTGAGCTTCTAGAGTCTCAAGAGGAGCCGGACATTGATAACCTGATGAAAGTTGTTGAAGAATCCATGGCAGCTTATAAAAACTGTAAGCAACGCATTGATGCAGTACAACAAGCATTGAATGAAAGCTTTAAGGATTAATCTTTAATTGTTAGCAGTTGATCCCACTTAAAGTAGTTCTGTGTTAGCCGATCTCGTGACATATTCCATGTTCTGTTCGGCATTAAACTCGCGCCCAAGGCAATCTTGGTTTTGCCATACTTAAGATGAATCGCTTCAAGGGAATCCATCAAGGCATTGCTGACTTCGATGTGTTTCATATCAATGAACATGTCATACACATGGTTTTCCTTTGGTTCGAGACACGTCAGAATCACGCCGCATTTCTTGAATGCTATATCATTTGCATACAGGCCATCAATCATCGTTGTAGCGAGTTTAGAGAGCACTAATAAGTTGTCGGTAGGTTCTGGTAAAGCTAATGATAAAGACTTGTTGTAGCAGGGCTTTGAGCTATCAAATGGGTTTGATTGAACGAAACCAATCAGACAACCACACAACAAATTATCATCTCTCAGTCTGCTAACAGCATCCATGACATACAGCGACATGGCTTCCTTGAGATCATCTATGTGATAGACCCTCTGCCCAAAGGAGCGACTAGCAATGATTTGCTTCTTTGCAGGAGGCGTATGTTCCAATTCAATGCAAGCAATTCCATGGAGTTCCAATAAGGTTCTGTGCATCACTACAGAGAATTGGTCTCGGATCATCAGAGGGGAAGCCAAGACAAAATCCATCACTGAATGAATCCCCATACTGTTGAGCTTCTTCGTATACTTTCGACCAATGCCCCATACTTCACTTACATCAATTGCTTGATAGACGCTCTCGGCTGAGCATGGATCCATTGAAACCAAGTTGCATACGCCATTGAAGTAATCGTTCTTCTTGGCAATATGGTTTGCGAGTTTCGCTTCTGTCTTTGAGCGTCCTATGCCAATACATACAGGTAAACCAAGCCAAGAAAACAAACGCTGACGAATCTGATGAGCATATTCAGTCAAGTCGTAATTCCCTGCATGAGCTGTCAGATCCAGAAAGCACTCATCAATAGAGTAAATCTCTTGCTCTTTTGGCG is from Acinetobacter lwoffii and encodes:
- the istA gene encoding IS21-like element ISAba8 family transposase, yielding MLTLEQAVTIQILHQQGKSIKAISRELGVSRNTVRKYLRQNTTPQYQRIQPRISILDPYKPYLLQRVNAAHPEWIPAVVLYQEILRLGYPGKIRILREYLATLKPVAKPEPIIRFETQPGQQMQVDFTTIRRNNTTLKAFVATLGYSRATFVKFYDHERTDAWIDGLENAFQFFAVVPQEILFNNAKTIMIERDAYQEGQHKWNPKLLDCAKKYSFRPRVCKPYRAQTKGKVERFNGYLKSSFIVPLKASLKTSGLLLDVDVANAHIGRWLHETANQRIHATTQEKPAVRLQQEQQKFTPLPQSDTGSSTVPVAAAQHVMPYESLQHPLSVYDQLLGVS
- the istB gene encoding IS21-like element helper ATPase IstB — encoded protein: MNLQYDRIEQLCQKLNLPAIASQWSHHAQQTLGQDGSYADFVEAILTHEYAARQQRSQQVLMKLSGLPQMKTLEGYDFNYALGAPKSQVVELFNLSFISRAENVVFLSASDVGKTHLSMALDYKAIINNVKTKFITAADLMLQLSTAYQQGKLKTYMQRVILAPKLLIIDEIGYLPFGREEANLFFNVITKRYEKGSPILTSNLPFSQWSKSFADDVRLTAAMLDRLLHHCHVVQISGESYRLKDKKRIGIQPQVET
- the xseB gene encoding exodeoxyribonuclease VII small subunit, giving the protein MSEQQLTFKEGYDILKKNAELLESQEEPDIDNLMKVVEESMAAYKNCKQRIDAVQQALNESFKD